A section of the Rummeliibacillus pycnus genome encodes:
- the greA gene encoding transcription elongation factor GreA, whose amino-acid sequence MSTEKQYPMTAAGKQKLEEELEYLISTKRKEVVERIKIARGFGDLSENSEYDAAKDEQGFVEGRISLLQTMIRNAMIIEEGTSASDVVTIGRTVTFKELPDEDEETYTIVGSAEADPFEGRISNDSPIAKGLLGNKVGDRVKISTPGGDMDVEIISIK is encoded by the coding sequence TTGTCAACAGAAAAACAATATCCAATGACTGCTGCAGGTAAGCAAAAATTGGAAGAAGAATTAGAATACTTAATTTCTACAAAACGTAAAGAAGTCGTAGAACGTATTAAGATTGCACGTGGTTTCGGTGACCTTTCCGAAAACTCTGAATACGATGCAGCAAAAGACGAACAAGGTTTCGTTGAAGGTCGTATTTCACTTCTTCAAACAATGATTCGTAATGCAATGATTATTGAAGAAGGCACAAGTGCTTCTGATGTTGTTACAATTGGTCGTACAGTAACTTTTAAAGAACTTCCTGATGAAGATGAAGAAACTTATACAATCGTAGGTTCTGCTGAAGCAGATCCATTTGAAGGTCGTATTTCAAACGATTCTCCAATTGCTAAAGGATTATTAGGCAATAAAGTTGGAGATAGAGTGAAAATTTCTACTCCCGGTGGAGATATGGATGTTGAAATTATTTCAATAAAATAA
- a CDS encoding YrrS family protein encodes MAEIGRRYNPKDKKPNNTGKRKMDKILNVLIGIVVVLILIVAGFIVIGGSNNKKSANDHKVEQNVDNQEKDQNIVEKDSKEIEKEKAKEAEKAKADSEIDNQQNQNDSTSLTNQDTTNSNDQNSTTESTDPNSNTSSTDISANADTNYGESKTASTESSNDPNVEKVITDSNWKPTKTAQKDSGSTHTSSYNQNSVDWKEKITTIANTTGLDEKDMIVWYVKNGGSPDTSIGIVSSKDKKKNFRVTLKWVSNEGWQPTKLEVLKSYKGAY; translated from the coding sequence ATGGCTGAAATAGGACGTCGATATAACCCAAAAGATAAAAAGCCAAATAACACAGGAAAGCGCAAAATGGATAAAATTTTAAATGTGCTAATTGGTATTGTGGTCGTTCTTATACTTATTGTTGCTGGATTTATCGTTATTGGGGGCTCTAACAACAAAAAATCTGCAAATGATCACAAAGTCGAACAAAACGTAGACAATCAAGAGAAAGATCAAAATATAGTAGAAAAAGATTCGAAAGAAATAGAAAAAGAGAAGGCAAAAGAAGCTGAAAAAGCAAAAGCAGATTCAGAAATAGATAATCAGCAAAACCAAAATGATTCTACTTCTTTAACCAATCAAGATACTACGAATTCTAACGATCAAAATAGTACTACCGAATCGACTGATCCCAACAGTAATACTTCATCAACTGATATTTCTGCAAATGCCGATACTAACTATGGCGAAAGCAAAACTGCTTCTACTGAATCATCTAATGATCCAAATGTAGAAAAAGTAATTACTGACTCAAATTGGAAGCCAACAAAAACGGCTCAAAAAGACAGCGGCAGTACACATACTTCAAGTTACAATCAAAATTCTGTAGACTGGAAAGAAAAAATTACAACAATTGCAAATACTACAGGACTTGATGAAAAAGATATGATTGTATGGTATGTAAAAAATGGTGGTAGTCCTGATACTTCTATAGGTATTGTTTCATCGAAAGATAAAAAGAAAAATTTCCGTGTTACGTTGAAATGGGTATCAAATGAAGGCTGGCAACCAACAAAATTAGAAGTACTAAAATCATACAAGGGAGCATATTAA
- the mtnN gene encoding 5'-methylthioadenosine/S-adenosylhomocysteine nucleosidase, protein MKIAVIGAMEEEVELLRNTLENTSTKTIANSEYTEGTYAGHHVILLKSGIGKVNAAMSTTILLHEYKPDVVINTGSAGGYDQNLEVGAIVISDEVRHHDVDATIFGYEMGQVPQMPIAYKSDEKLMKLAEEAVTEIGEHQYAVGLITTGDSFMNDPERVETVRGFFPTMKAVEMEAAAVAQVCYQFGTPFVVIRALSDIAGKESNISFDEFLPVAAKHSTQIVLKVISKL, encoded by the coding sequence ATGAAGATTGCCGTAATTGGTGCAATGGAAGAAGAAGTTGAACTATTAAGAAATACACTTGAAAATACTTCGACAAAAACTATTGCGAATAGTGAATATACAGAAGGTACATATGCAGGACATCATGTTATTTTACTAAAAAGTGGAATTGGTAAAGTGAATGCAGCAATGTCTACAACCATTTTACTCCATGAATATAAACCGGATGTTGTGATTAATACTGGGTCTGCAGGTGGATATGATCAGAATTTAGAAGTAGGTGCAATTGTCATTTCTGATGAAGTTCGTCATCATGATGTAGATGCAACAATCTTTGGCTATGAAATGGGACAAGTACCACAAATGCCAATAGCTTATAAATCAGACGAAAAATTAATGAAATTGGCTGAAGAGGCTGTAACAGAAATTGGCGAACACCAATACGCAGTTGGTTTAATAACAACTGGTGATTCATTTATGAATGACCCTGAACGAGTTGAGACAGTACGAGGATTTTTCCCTACAATGAAAGCTGTCGAAATGGAAGCGGCAGCAGTGGCACAGGTTTGTTATCAATTTGGCACACCTTTTGTTGTTATTCGTGCATTGTCTGATATTGCAGGTAAAGAATCAAATATTAGCTTTGATGAATTTTTACCAGTTGCAGCTAAGCACTCAACACAGATTGTATTAAAAGTGATTTCTAAATTATAG
- the sigK gene encoding RNA polymerase sporulation sigma factor SigK, translated as MSTLLTAILQLWVDFPVILGYLKGQSFPQPFTKEEEAECLERFLNGDESAKLELIERNMRLVAHVVKKFHPKHEQLDDYISIGTIGLMKAVASFTPQKKTRLATYAARCIENEILMHLRSQKKVQKDVSLYETIGSDKDGNPLEIADFLQSDDPSTEQQIERREEEQRLYEHLDLLDERELSIIQQRYGLGQQDAKTQKEIAQEMNISRSYVSRIEKRALIKLYQHFKRKKS; from the coding sequence ATCAGTACCCTTTTAACGGCCATCCTACAACTTTGGGTTGATTTCCCTGTCATTCTTGGCTATTTAAAAGGCCAATCATTCCCACAGCCCTTTACAAAGGAAGAAGAAGCAGAATGTCTTGAGCGGTTTTTAAACGGTGATGAATCGGCAAAACTAGAGCTTATCGAAAGAAATATGCGGCTGGTTGCTCACGTCGTCAAGAAATTCCATCCGAAACATGAACAATTAGATGATTATATCTCTATTGGAACCATTGGTTTAATGAAGGCAGTTGCAAGCTTTACACCACAGAAAAAAACAAGGTTAGCGACTTATGCTGCTCGTTGTATTGAAAACGAAATCTTAATGCATTTGAGAAGTCAGAAAAAAGTACAAAAGGATGTATCACTTTATGAAACGATTGGCTCGGATAAAGATGGAAATCCTCTTGAAATTGCTGACTTTCTCCAAAGTGATGATCCTTCAACTGAGCAACAAATTGAAAGACGCGAAGAAGAACAAAGACTTTATGAACATCTAGATTTACTTGACGAAAGAGAATTATCCATCATACAACAACGCTATGGTCTTGGGCAACAAGACGCAAAAACGCAAAAAGAGATTGCTCAAGAAATGAATATTTCTAGAAGTTACGTAAGTAGAATTGAAAAAAGAGCTCTAATAAAATTGTATCAACATTTTAAACGAAAGAAATCCTAA
- the pssA gene encoding CDP-diacylglycerol--serine O-phosphatidyltransferase, with translation MFLIHKVDTTIKKMKTHLANLITIGNISFGGASIMSTINESYNYAVLFIFIAAFLDRYDGKIARKFNQESELGKQLDSMSDIISFGVAPALLMYEMTLKDYGTIGMIVTVLYIACGAFRLARFNITESNGYFSGLPITAAGAILTVSFFFISIVSAAFYMFLFPLLSILMISTFSLKKV, from the coding sequence TTGTTTCTTATTCATAAAGTGGATACCACAATAAAAAAAATGAAAACACATTTAGCTAACTTAATCACAATCGGAAATATCTCATTCGGTGGAGCATCAATCATGTCCACCATTAATGAATCATATAACTATGCAGTCTTGTTTATTTTCATTGCCGCTTTTTTAGATCGTTATGATGGTAAAATAGCACGGAAATTTAATCAAGAGTCAGAGTTAGGAAAGCAGTTAGATTCCATGAGTGATATTATATCATTTGGTGTAGCTCCTGCGTTATTGATGTATGAAATGACTTTAAAAGACTATGGTACAATCGGAATGATTGTTACTGTTTTATACATTGCCTGTGGCGCATTTAGACTTGCTCGATTTAATATTACTGAATCTAATGGATACTTCTCAGGTTTACCCATTACGGCTGCGGGTGCCATTTTAACTGTATCCTTCTTCTTCATCTCTATTGTATCAGCAGCATTTTATATGTTCTTATTCCCGCTCTTATCAATTCTTATGATTAGTACATTTTCATTAAAAAAAGTTTAA
- a CDS encoding phosphatidylserine decarboxylase, with protein sequence MRQKLYRSVVELTNGRWSSFLLQHFTTSKISKKLISSYIKVYGIKLDEVSEKRESFQNLQEFFIRRLSENARNIAKEKQVYTSPVDAKIESFGDIEKNTIFYVKGKTYDLKDLLGKDEIVNRYLNGKYIVFYLSPADYHRFHSPIDATVIRQYTLGKKSYPVNSLGLTYGNQPISKNYRQISELVTENGSHCAFIKVGAMFVNSIHITNTSDHWHKGEEVGFFGFGSTVVLLFNENSIEFLENVVQGTHIQVGQAFAHML encoded by the coding sequence ATTAGACAAAAACTTTATCGATCAGTAGTAGAATTAACAAATGGGAGATGGTCATCCTTTCTATTACAGCATTTTACGACATCGAAAATAAGTAAAAAATTAATTTCTTCGTACATTAAGGTATACGGAATTAAACTAGATGAGGTTTCAGAAAAACGTGAATCCTTTCAAAATCTTCAAGAATTTTTTATTCGGCGACTAAGTGAAAACGCACGAAATATTGCCAAAGAGAAACAGGTATATACGAGTCCTGTTGATGCGAAAATAGAATCATTTGGTGATATTGAAAAAAATACAATTTTTTATGTCAAAGGAAAAACATATGACTTAAAGGATTTACTTGGAAAGGATGAAATAGTAAATCGTTATTTAAATGGAAAATATATTGTGTTTTATTTAAGCCCTGCTGATTATCACCGTTTTCATAGCCCAATTGATGCTACGGTGATTAGACAATATACTCTTGGTAAAAAATCATATCCAGTTAATAGCTTAGGCTTAACTTATGGTAACCAACCTATTTCAAAAAATTACCGACAAATTTCGGAGTTAGTTACTGAAAATGGATCACATTGTGCATTTATTAAAGTTGGTGCGATGTTTGTAAATTCAATTCATATCACAAATACATCCGATCATTGGCATAAAGGTGAAGAAGTTGGGTTTTTTGGGTTTGGTTCAACAGTTGTTTTGTTATTTAACGAAAACAGCATCGAATTTTTGGAGAATGTTGTACAAGGTACGCATATCCAGGTGGGTCAAGCCTTCGCACATATGTTATAA
- a CDS encoding YqeG family HAD IIIA-type phosphatase: MPKEFVISIFEITPEKLKQMGIKGIITDLDNTLVEWDRADATEELIEWFKKMHDAGIQIVILSNNKEPRVKKFADPLGIPYIFKAQKPLTRGFKRALELLDMKPEEVLMLGDQMLTDMMGANRSKLHTILVKPVAQSDGFITRFNRFIERRVYKYLSKKGIKTWEEK, from the coding sequence ATGCCGAAGGAATTTGTTATTTCAATTTTTGAGATAACACCGGAAAAGTTAAAGCAAATGGGCATCAAAGGGATTATTACAGATCTAGATAACACATTAGTTGAATGGGATCGAGCAGATGCAACAGAAGAACTAATCGAATGGTTCAAGAAAATGCATGATGCTGGAATTCAAATTGTTATTTTGTCTAACAATAAAGAACCTCGTGTCAAAAAATTTGCTGATCCACTAGGGATTCCTTATATATTTAAAGCTCAAAAACCACTTACTAGAGGATTTAAAAGAGCACTTGAGCTACTTGACATGAAACCTGAAGAAGTGCTGATGCTAGGCGATCAAATGTTAACGGATATGATGGGTGCAAATCGAAGTAAATTGCACACCATATTAGTAAAGCCTGTTGCACAATCAGATGGTTTTATAACACGATTTAATCGTTTTATTGAGCGACGTGTTTATAAATATTTAAGTAAAAAAGGTATTAAAACTTGGGAGGAAAAATAA
- the yqeH gene encoding ribosome biogenesis GTPase YqeH: MNEMPQCIGCGTKIQTEDKNAPGYAPASSLEKEEVICQRCFRLKNYNELQPVSLTDDDFLRILNGLGKNKGLIVKIVDIFDFNGSWLPGLHRFVGNNQVLLIANKADLLPKSVKKQKVINWLKREAKALGLKPIDVLLVSAHKGKGMEEAMQAIDEYRRGQDVYVVGCTNVGKSTFINRIIKQATGAGDIITTSYFPGTTLDMIGIPLDDGHAIYDTPGIINHHQMAHYLDPSELKYIMPKKEIKPKVFQLNAEQTLFIGALARFDFIQGMRSAFTVHIANDLNIHRTKLDNADELYANHKGELLSPPSEKYINQLPKLVRHEFSIKEAKTDIVFSGLGWITIQNPNVVVAAYAPEGVEVQVRPSLI; the protein is encoded by the coding sequence ATGAACGAAATGCCACAATGTATCGGCTGTGGTACAAAAATCCAGACAGAAGACAAAAATGCACCAGGATATGCACCTGCATCCTCATTAGAAAAAGAAGAGGTCATTTGCCAACGTTGCTTCCGTTTGAAAAACTACAATGAACTTCAACCAGTATCATTAACAGATGATGATTTCCTACGTATTTTAAATGGTCTAGGAAAAAATAAAGGGTTAATTGTGAAAATTGTAGATATTTTTGACTTTAATGGTAGTTGGTTGCCAGGTTTACATCGTTTTGTTGGGAACAATCAGGTTCTACTAATTGCCAATAAAGCTGACTTACTTCCTAAATCTGTAAAAAAACAAAAAGTAATCAATTGGTTAAAACGCGAAGCGAAAGCATTAGGTCTTAAACCAATTGATGTATTACTTGTCAGTGCCCATAAAGGAAAAGGCATGGAAGAAGCTATGCAAGCAATCGACGAATACCGTAGAGGACAGGACGTTTATGTTGTTGGATGTACAAATGTTGGAAAATCAACGTTTATTAATCGTATTATCAAACAAGCTACAGGTGCAGGAGATATTATTACAACATCCTACTTCCCCGGTACAACTCTTGATATGATTGGGATTCCTTTAGATGATGGTCATGCAATTTATGATACTCCTGGAATCATAAATCATCATCAAATGGCACATTATTTAGATCCATCTGAATTGAAATATATTATGCCTAAAAAAGAAATCAAACCAAAAGTATTCCAACTAAATGCTGAACAAACATTGTTTATCGGTGCTTTAGCTCGTTTTGATTTTATACAAGGAATGAGATCAGCATTTACAGTTCATATTGCAAATGATTTGAATATTCACCGTACAAAATTAGATAATGCAGATGAATTATATGCAAATCATAAAGGCGAATTACTTTCTCCACCATCTGAAAAGTATATTAATCAACTACCAAAATTAGTACGACATGAATTTTCGATTAAAGAAGCAAAAACAGATATCGTATTTTCTGGTCTTGGATGGATTACGATTCAAAATCCAAATGTAG